The Vitis riparia cultivar Riparia Gloire de Montpellier isolate 1030 chromosome 10, EGFV_Vit.rip_1.0, whole genome shotgun sequence genome includes a region encoding these proteins:
- the LOC117923859 gene encoding uncharacterized protein LOC117923859, which produces MSINQLWWNSRKPSDATKSNFEIFLDSVSPMVSINPDSKIKVGALKSLEEEHEREGVRGDCFLLSELWKAYATWSGFGAESPFILENGNTVIQFYHPTLSALQIYTTQPYASLSDSEGSTAGSSDQEMEERFEATEDDALTAQLENGQQTRDHLGHLYLHYNEESDPDKRPPFFVKINELADTYPALMTLKSTDLCPDSWVAVAWYVFVY; this is translated from the exons ATGTCGATAAATCAGTTATGGTGGAACTCTAGAAAGCCTTCCGATGCAACTAAATCCAACTTTGAGATTTTTCTTGATTCAGTCAGTCCCATGGTTTCTATCAACCCTGATTCTAAG ATAAAAGTAGGTGCACTTAAAAGCCTGGAGGAAGAGCATGAGAGAGAGGGCGTGAGGGGCGATTGTTTCTTGTTGAGTGAGTTGTGGAAGGCTTACGCCACTTGGAGTGGTTTTGGGGCCGAGTCTCCATTTATCCTGGAAAACGGCAACACTGTCATCCAATTCTATCATCCCACACTCTCAGCTCTCCAAATTTATACTACTCAACCCTATGCTTCCCTCAG tGACAGTGAGGGTTCAACTGCAGGCAGCAGTGACCAGGAGATGGAAGAGCGTTTTGAAGCCACAGAGGATGATGCTCTCACTGCGCAGCTGGAGAATGGCCAGCAAACAAGGGATCACCTTGGCCATCTCTACCTCCACTACAATGAAGAGTCGGACCCAGACAAGAGGCCTCCATTCTTCGTTAAG ATCAATGAACTGGCTGACACATATCCAGCTCTAATGACTCTCAAGAGCACAGATCTCTGCCCTGACAGTTGGGTGGCCGTTGCTTGGTACGTGTTTGTTTATTGA
- the LOC117924315 gene encoding uncharacterized protein LOC117924315 codes for MNMVCCKSHHLPWKPLSPPLFPNLNDTINGKNKHPMVLTMSSSSIAGSLSDENEAGVPKGKGSGTTARGRRLLKLREEKRKREYDRLHNYPAWAKVMEDACKDDAELRAVLGDSIGNPELMRKRVEERVRKKGRDFRKSKTGSVLAYKVSFRDFNPVDSYIWFELYGSPSDRDVDLIGSVIQSWYVMGRLGAFNSSNLQLANSSMEYNPLYDADKGFKLMPSSFHDISDVEFQDNWGRVWVDLGTSDFFAIDVLLNCLTVLSSEYLGIQQVVFGGRNMGDWEEGMTSPEYGYKYFKI; via the exons ATGAACATGGTGTGCTGCAAATCCCATCACCTTCCATGGAAGCCCTTGTCTCCACCTCTGTTTCCCAATCTCAATGACACTATTAATGGCAAGAACAAGCACCCAATGGTATTAACAATGAGCAGTAGCAGCATAGCGGGGTCGCTTTCTGATGAGAATGAGGCAGGGGTACCCAAAGGGAAAGGCTCAGGAACCACAGCCAGAGGAAGGAGATTGCTCAAACTCCGTGAAGAGAAGCGGAAACGCGAATACGACCGCCTCCACAACTACCCTGCCTGGGCCAA aGTTATGGAAGATGCTTGTAAGGATGATGCTGAGCTGCGAGCTGTTCTTGGGGATAGCATTGGCAATCCTGAGCTCATGAGGAAAAGG GTTGAAGAAAGGGTTCGAAAGAAGGGTCGAGATTTTCGGAAATCCAAAACGGGTTCAGTCCTCGCATACAAAGTCAGCTTTAGAGA CTTCAACCCTGTTGATTCGTATATATGGTTTGAATTATATGGATCACCATCTGATCGGGATGTTGACCTTATTGGTAGT GTTATTCAGTCATGGTATGTTATGGGGCGTTTGGGTGCTTTTAACTCGTCTAATCTACAG TTGGCAAATTCATCAATGGAGTACAATCCCCTCTATGATGCGGATAAAGGTTTCAAATTAATGCCTTCATCATTCCATGATATCAGTGATGTTGAGTTCCAGGACAACTGGGGCCGGGTGTG GGTAGACCTTGGTACATCTGATTTTTTTGCCATTGATGTGCTCCTCAACTGCTTGACTGTTTTGAGCTCGGA GTATTTAGGCATTCAACAGGTGGTTTTTGGTGGTCGTAACATGGGTGATTGGGAAGAGGGGATGACGAGCCCTGAGTATGGGTACAAGTACTTCAAGATCTGA